In Mus musculus strain C57BL/6J chromosome 14, GRCm38.p6 C57BL/6J, the following are encoded in one genomic region:
- the Mzt1 gene encoding mitotic-spindle organizing protein 1 isoform X1 has product MPTPGADSLTPSVLSGQPGRGAGRGHRPIASHRRPRTSQWRRGGRVNSNANSSLYVPRKGTRLQIQINAVRRRRSALGARGRGPGGGGVAWAVRAPPRGVWAGPSGGGRSSSGSGLLPPGRGPLLSMASGSGPGAAASANLNAVRETMDGC; this is encoded by the coding sequence ATGCCCACGCCAGGCGCCGACTCTTTAACTCCCTCCGTGCTCTCCGGCCAACCAGGGCGCGGGGCGGGGAGAGGTCACCGGCCAATCGCGTCCCACCGCCGTCCGCGAACCAGCCAATGGCGTCGAGGCGGCCGGGTGAATTCGAACGCTAACTCCTCGCTCTACGTTCCGCGCAAGGGAACGAGGCTCCAAATTCAAATCAACGCGGTCCGGCGTCGGCGCTCGGCGCTCGGCGCGAGGGGGCGTGGCCCGGGCGGCGGGGGCGTGGCCTGGGCGGTGCGAGCGCCGCCGCGCGGTGTGTGGGCGGGGCCGAGCGGCGGCGGGCGCTCCAGTTCCGGGTCAGGCCTTCTCCCACCGGGGCGGGGGCCTCTCCTCTCCATGGCGAGCGGTAGCGGCCCGGGCGCGGCGGCCTCGGCCAACCTGAACGCGGTGAGGGAGACCATGGACG